One segment of Prionailurus bengalensis isolate Pbe53 chromosome X, Fcat_Pben_1.1_paternal_pri, whole genome shotgun sequence DNA contains the following:
- the CXCR3 gene encoding C-X-C chemokine receptor type 3 has protein sequence MVLEMSEHQVFDASELAFLLENCSSSYDYAENESDSCCASPPCPQDFSLNFDRAFLPALYSLLFVLGLLGNGAVAAVLLSQRAALSSTDTFLLHLAVADALLVLTLPLWAVDAAVQWVFGSGLCKVAGALFNINFYAGALLLACISFDRYLSIVHATQLYRRGPTARVALTCVVVWGLCLFFAIPDFVFLSARRDERLNATHCQYNFPQVGRTALRVLQLVAGFLLPLLVMAYCYARILAVLLVSRGQRRLRAMRLVVVVVVAFALCWTPYHLVVMVDTLMDLEALSRNCGRESRVDVAKSVTSGLGYMHCCLNPLLYAFVGVKFRERMWMLLTRLGRPDLRGHQRQPASFRRDSSWSETTEASYSGL, from the exons ATGGTCCTTGAG aTGAGTGAACACCAGGTGTTCGACGCCTCTGAGCTTGCCTTCCTCCTGGAAAACTGTAGCTCTTCCTATGATTACGCAGAAAACGAGAGTGACTCCTGCTGTGCCTCCCCGCCCTGCCCGCAGGACTTCAGCCTGAACTTCGACCGGGCCTTCCTGCCGGCCCTGTACAGCCTCCTCTTCGTGTTGGGGCTGCTGGGCAATGGCGCGGTGGCGGCTGTGCTGTTGAGTCAGCGGGCGGCCCTGAGCAGCACCGACACCTTCCTGCTCCACCTGGCTGTGGCCGACGCACTGCTGGTGCTGACCCTGCCCCTCTGGGCAGTGGACGCAGCTGTCCAGTGGGTCTTCGGATCTGGCCTCTGTAAAGTGGCGGGCGCCCTCTTCAACATCAACTTCTACGCGGGGGCCCTCCTGCTGGCCTGCATCAGCTTTGACCGCTACCTGAGCATAGTGCATGCCACCCAGCTGTACCGCCGGGGGCCCACCGCCCGCGTGGCCCTCACCTGTGTGGTTGTCTGGGGACTCTGTCTGTTCTTTGCCATCCCAGACTTCGTCTTCCTGTCGGCCCGCCGTGACGAGCGCCTCAATGCCACCCACTGTCAGTACAACTTCCCGCAGGTGGGCCGCACAGCTCTGCGGGTGCTGCAGCTGGTTGCTGGTTTCCTGCTGCCCTTGCTGGTCATGGCCTATTGCTATGCCCGCATCCTGGCTGTGCTGCTGGTCTCCAGGGGCCAGCGGCGGCTGCGGGCCATGCGGCTggtcgtggtggtggtggtggccttCGCCCTCTGCTGGACCCCCTACCACCTGGTGGTGATGGTGGACACCCTCATGGACCTGGAGGCCTTGTCCCGCAACTGTGGCCGAGAAAGCCGTGTGGACGTGGCCAAGTCAGTCACCTCGGGCCTGGGCTATATGCACTGCTGCCTCAACCCACTCCTCTATGCCTTCGTGGGGGTCAAGTTCCGAGAGCGCATGTGGATGTTACTTACACGCCTGGGCCGCCCTGACCTAAGAGGGCACCAGCGGCAGCCGGCATCTTTCCGCCGGGATTCATCCTGGTCTGAGACCACTGAGGCCTCCTACTCGGGCTTGTGA